TTCAGGATCACCCTGCGGATTGATTGTGAACTGAAGCCATCTCGTGGCGCCAAAATCCACAGCGGCTGGCACTCTGCTTATCTTAGTTTCGGTTGTCAAGCGACCAAGTGTATTTGTTCCATCCTGAAGAAGCCGGCGATAAAGCTCGTCGTCGTAAAGAAAAGAAGCGCCGTGTTCCGATGTTCCGCCGCTATAACCCCAACCATATCGAGAACTTCCGAAGTAAGCGATGGCACCTCCGTGCGGGTTCCTAATAAAAGCCTCGGAAAGGCATGGGTCTGAGTCTTTGTCGAAAGCGTTGGAATTGCACGCTATCGTAGTGATCATACCCTGTTTAGAATAATTCGTTTGAAGAGAAGCATCGTTGGAGTTGTATGAGTCTCCACTTTCAACGCTCCAGCTTGTATTGCCTCCATGAGTAGCCATATGCATGTGTCCGAAACCCATGTCGATATATGCTTTTAAAAGCGCAGCCGTAAGATCGATTCCAGGGCTTGTATCTAATAGGCGGGTGTATGTGGGTGACCAATATGGTTCAATGAAGCCTGAAATAAGAGCGTCCGTCTTGGCCTCGGCATCAGAGATATCGCCAACAGGTTCCCAGAGTTCGACACCGGAAACTATCATTTGTTTTGCAAAGGCGGAAAGAGGAGGGTTCTGTTCGTAGTTGATCGATTTTTCAACAAAAGCAGAGGCATCTGCCGGGGAACGAACTCCAGCGCGCGTAATTATAACATCGGGGTAAAGATCGACACCATCGCCTGTAGGCTCACAAGGGTCTTCATCGCCGTCTTCGTTCCAATTTGTAATATCGATGCCTTCGAGGCCAGCATAATATATATCCGCCGGAAGTGTCCAGCTCGGATCGTTAGGTGGATCCTCGCCATTAACCGAACAATAACAATAGTATACCGGAACGATAGTCTCATCACCACCAAAAAGCACGAATTCAACTCCATAAGTGAGAACATAATCATAAATACATAGCTTGATTTTGCCTTGTAGATCAAGCGCAGAATAGTTCGCGTCGATACTCTCGACCGTAACGATCTCAGCCGGAACTCCTTTGCGTGTTTTCCAGTCTGCAAGAGGCTGGAAATATTCGACAAGAGCATTGGAGGTGATTATTAAATAGGAGGGATTTATGCCCTCAGCAGGCCTATTCCTGATTCGCTCGACGCTAGATGGATTTATAGCTAGGTTTTTCGCCATCTCGAAAAATGTTTTGCTTTTCGGCAGGGATGAACGCACAGCATCACGCTCATAAACAACCTCGAACTCGGCTTCAGAGAAATAGGTTACGGTGCCCGAAGAAGGAATATATTTAAAAGGATTAAAATCGAAAACGAAAAACCTATAGCCTCGAATGGAAGCAGTGCCCTTATCGACAAGCGATAAATCAGGATATGGATAAGATGAATTTGCAAAAGCTGGATCGATATCGAGAAAACTCTCATAAGGGTTATTTGTGGGTTTTGGCTCTTGTGTGGGGAATAAATTAAAAGTGCCCGTAAGAGAATGCTCACTTAAGTGAGTGGGTTTAAACGAAATAAGCCTAGAGTCATCCGGGACCGCTAAAAATATTGTTCTTCGGGGTAATAGCGGGAGTCCCGGTTCGCCCTCGAGCTTATACTCGCCAGACAACGAAATGATATCGAATTGCCTGCCGTCTGGAGAAATAACCTTGTCAAAAATCAAATCTTCAGACGATATCGCTATACTAAAAGTGATGCGCTCAGAAGCATATGTAGATATAGCGATAAATAAAATTAATGAAAGTAATAACAGTCTTGGCGTAGTGGGTCTGAGTTTCATTTAGGTCTGCCTTTTTAAAAACCTGTTTAATCTATCTATTATATTAATTTTGACTCTGGTTACCACTTTTTAAAAGGACCTAAAAGATTATCAGAAGAAATTTATTCTACGAAACTTCCTCATACTTAAAGACAATAATGCACTTCGCGATTGACATAGAACTAAATAGAGTCTATTTTAATAAGATATTCTTTTTACAGGAGGAAAGATGGTTTTTAGAAGATTTGGTGTAATCTCGCTGATTGCTATGTTTGTTGTGTTAACAGCTATGGGTAATTTTGTCCCACCGAAGGATTATGTAACTGAATGCGCCTTAGTTTCGGGAGAATCTCGTTTTTCTTATGCACAGGCAAACTCAGAAAGCTCCACCTTATGGAATGTGAGCGGCCCCGGTTATGTTAAAATTTATGTTCGAACAGAAGCAGGAAAGAATGCTTCTGTCCAGCTTCTCATTGATGGCAAAGAATATAAGAAATACTCGATTTCAGAAAAGGATTCCCAAAAATACAAGATGGAGGTTGGCAAATCGCGGCGCCTAAATATATCTCAAGCGAAAATTATAAAAATTAAAATAGCCAAAGGTAAAAGAAACATCGAATTGAAATCCGACGGAATTCTTTACACTCGGTTAGTATTAGTGTCCCAGAAACCATCGGCGCTTGCCCCCGAAAGCTACGAGAAGGCCCTTTCGTTGATAAACGGTGACAATAAGACAACCTACTATATTGGAACTGCAAAGAAACCCATAGAGATCGAATATAAAGGTGCCGGCACGCTTACGGTTTGGTCGAGACTTGC
This window of the bacterium genome carries:
- a CDS encoding T9SS type A sorting domain-containing protein, with the translated sequence MKLRPTTPRLLLLSLILFIAISTYASERITFSIAISSEDLIFDKVISPDGRQFDIISLSGEYKLEGEPGLPLLPRRTIFLAVPDDSRLISFKPTHLSEHSLTGTFNLFPTQEPKPTNNPYESFLDIDPAFANSSYPYPDLSLVDKGTASIRGYRFFVFDFNPFKYIPSSGTVTYFSEAEFEVVYERDAVRSSLPKSKTFFEMAKNLAINPSSVERIRNRPAEGINPSYLIITSNALVEYFQPLADWKTRKGVPAEIVTVESIDANYSALDLQGKIKLCIYDYVLTYGVEFVLFGGDETIVPVYYCYCSVNGEDPPNDPSWTLPADIYYAGLEGIDITNWNEDGDEDPCEPTGDGVDLYPDVIITRAGVRSPADASAFVEKSINYEQNPPLSAFAKQMIVSGVELWEPVGDISDAEAKTDALISGFIEPYWSPTYTRLLDTSPGIDLTAALLKAYIDMGFGHMHMATHGGNTSWSVESGDSYNSNDASLQTNYSKQGMITTIACNSNAFDKDSDPCLSEAFIRNPHGGAIAYFGSSRYGWGYSGGTSEHGASFLYDDELYRRLLQDGTNTLGRLTTETKISRVPAAVDFGATRWLQFTINPQGDPELNILTEDPTYITATHDDLLDIGAVFSVTTSPPGKTVCCWMESADYYEIGTSPHIFTAPLSEGSILVTASGLNNIPYLGEIEVQNLYAPRNIDLVAPFDDAAIGRGANSLRPTLLWSVPLDPNDDNVHFRIQWNTSPEFESPLETAESRYHDSGFWGGPYPVASGTHDTLGFTFPENLIQGETYWWRVSPFDGTHYGNWTEARCFTVDTTLETIEWSQRVEEQFKKSPSYAGISFDYDGLTAVEFPTFDNQCGIPLIDPGLETMSNWDYAESHIAGSFSHEQSSVRKYQGACSYKFAVGSSGLFGGDYQQISQTFDFKHYNALYFSLYADGDNDNDHLWARVYIDSDRVFNHQIVTTSLDAPSNYIDISTYTDLHELIFQHYVHSFHLGARKDCYFDNLRLGWTIFSSPIRFDDPYRAMEWDRVKWTETGTSGDFRVTIQKVESEEWVDIDSFTNLDYSPEGHNISALGHQDSIRLVGIFTYSSGAPIVEDWSASWTYDPSHTDEIELPKKLAVSVYPNPFNAACRIVAPSKSKVKIFDINGRLVENLTNRFESGQTSTIWAPKNSIGSGVYFVSVETKYERINKRAVIIK